Proteins encoded by one window of Anaerobacillus sp. CMMVII:
- the glp gene encoding gephyrin-like molybdotransferase Glp: MYLDRKPIKVHKAIEAVLQFAKAGELEYIPINESDNRFLREPIKADHDIPPFDRSPLDGFAVRAEDTVAASQANPIELEVIETVGAGGIAKQVPNEGQVIRIMTGAKMPEGTNAIIMFELTKEIERDGRTFIVIKRAFKPGSNISFQAEETRTGEILVEAGRQVDPGVKALLATFGYSKVPVAKQPIVGVYATGTELLDVHEALEPGKIRNSNSYMVTSQIIKAGAIPKYYGKLVDDFDHCYDAVVSALDEVDVLITTGGVSVGDFDFLPAIYDKLGANVLFNKIGMRPGSVTTVAEYKGKLLFGLSGNPSACYVGFELLARPWIQHYLGSQKPHLQLVQGILKTDFPKPNPFVRFIRSKMTIEAGKIFAEPVGLDKSGVVTSLANSDALVVLPGGTRGFKQGDVVDILLLNGEGSADIINK; this comes from the coding sequence ATGTATTTAGACCGTAAACCAATTAAAGTACATAAAGCTATCGAAGCTGTATTGCAGTTTGCAAAAGCTGGAGAATTAGAATATATACCAATAAACGAAAGTGATAATCGTTTCTTAAGGGAACCAATTAAAGCTGACCATGATATCCCCCCATTTGACCGTTCTCCTTTAGATGGGTTTGCTGTACGTGCAGAAGACACGGTGGCAGCTTCTCAAGCGAATCCAATTGAACTAGAGGTCATTGAAACAGTTGGTGCAGGTGGTATAGCAAAACAGGTTCCAAACGAAGGACAAGTAATCCGCATTATGACAGGAGCAAAAATGCCAGAAGGTACTAATGCGATTATTATGTTTGAATTAACAAAAGAGATTGAAAGAGATGGGAGAACGTTTATTGTAATTAAACGAGCGTTTAAGCCAGGGAGTAACATTTCGTTTCAAGCTGAAGAAACTAGGACTGGAGAAATCTTAGTTGAAGCAGGTCGCCAGGTAGATCCTGGAGTAAAAGCACTTTTAGCTACATTTGGTTATAGCAAAGTACCAGTTGCTAAGCAACCAATCGTTGGGGTCTACGCAACAGGAACGGAATTACTGGATGTTCATGAAGCGCTTGAACCAGGGAAAATTCGAAATAGTAACTCCTATATGGTTACTTCACAAATCATTAAGGCAGGGGCCATCCCGAAATACTATGGCAAGTTAGTCGATGATTTTGATCATTGCTACGATGCAGTTGTCAGTGCTCTTGATGAGGTAGATGTACTAATTACTACTGGTGGAGTTTCCGTAGGAGATTTTGATTTCCTACCTGCGATTTATGATAAACTAGGTGCCAATGTACTATTTAATAAAATTGGTATGCGACCAGGGAGTGTAACTACAGTTGCAGAATATAAAGGAAAGCTTTTATTTGGACTATCTGGGAATCCGTCAGCTTGCTACGTAGGATTTGAACTGTTAGCTCGCCCTTGGATTCAGCATTATTTAGGATCACAAAAACCACATTTACAGTTGGTGCAAGGTATCCTAAAAACAGATTTTCCTAAGCCGAATCCATTTGTTCGTTTTATTAGAAGTAAAATGACCATTGAAGCAGGCAAAATCTTTGCAGAACCAGTAGGGCTAGATAAATCTGGAGTAGTTACTTCACTTGCAAATTCTGATGCATTAGTTGTTTTACCAGGAGGAACTCGTGGTTTTAAACAAGGGGATGTAGTCGATATCTTGCTACTGAATGGTGAAGGAAGTGCTGATATTATTAATAAATAA
- a CDS encoding molybdenum cofactor biosynthesis protein MoaE, protein MSEKLFLITDEVISIQEVVDKVVNANAGAINTFIGTVRELTKGKRTIYLKYDAYASMAEKKLAQIGDEIQERWPDALVAISHRIGRLDITDIAVVIAVSTPHRADSYDASRYAIERIKEIVPIWKKEHWEDGEEWIGDQLEKTPYPTGKPEEEHL, encoded by the coding sequence ATGAGTGAAAAATTATTTTTAATTACAGATGAAGTTATTTCAATCCAAGAAGTTGTTGATAAGGTTGTGAATGCCAATGCGGGTGCGATTAACACTTTTATTGGGACTGTGCGTGAACTAACAAAAGGAAAGAGAACAATTTATTTAAAATATGATGCATATGCAAGTATGGCTGAAAAGAAGTTAGCTCAAATCGGTGATGAAATTCAAGAGCGTTGGCCAGATGCTTTAGTTGCAATTTCCCATAGAATTGGTCGCTTAGACATCACAGACATTGCAGTTGTCATTGCTGTTTCTACACCTCACCGAGCAGATTCCTACGATGCAAGCCGCTATGCCATTGAAAGGATTAAAGAAATTGTCCCAATTTGGAAAAAAGAACATTGGGAAGATGGTGAAGAGTGGATTGGTGATCAACTTGAAAAAACTCCCTATCCAACAGGAAAGCCAGAGGAGGAGCACTTATAA
- the mobB gene encoding molybdopterin-guanine dinucleotide biosynthesis protein B → MTKKIIQVAGFSNSGKTTLVEKLVSAASKNALRVGTIKHHGHGGELTSLDVGKDSWKHRQAGAVVSAAVSKGALQMNVARENDWEPDELLAIFQTFPIDVIIIEGFKTSPFPKVVIMKDQSDIKLLDKLDNTFCVISWFPIDPEQKLDEVAYFQLDDDENYLDYLLQRLRG, encoded by the coding sequence ATGACCAAAAAAATCATTCAAGTGGCTGGCTTTAGTAATAGTGGCAAAACAACCCTAGTTGAAAAGCTTGTTTCTGCTGCTAGTAAAAACGCACTTCGTGTTGGAACGATCAAACATCATGGTCACGGTGGTGAACTGACTTCTTTAGATGTAGGTAAAGATTCTTGGAAACATCGGCAAGCAGGTGCTGTTGTATCAGCGGCTGTAAGCAAAGGAGCACTTCAAATGAATGTAGCACGAGAAAATGACTGGGAACCAGATGAACTTCTTGCTATTTTTCAAACATTTCCTATTGATGTTATCATTATAGAAGGGTTCAAAACATCACCATTTCCAAAAGTGGTCATAATGAAAGATCAATCAGATATTAAATTGCTTGATAAATTAGACAATACATTTTGTGTAATTAGTTGGTTTCCAATTGATCCAGAACAGAAATTAGATGAAGTAGCATACTTTCAACTGGATGATGATGAAAATTACCTAGATTACTTATTACAAAGGCTGAGAGGATAG
- a CDS encoding metal-sulfur cluster assembly factor, giving the protein MEYLLTKEEVYKALEKVLDPELGVDVVNLGLIYDVLVNEDNSVHIKMTLTTPGCPLHDTLINGVKTAVQCLPTVTKVDVDLVWEPEWTPEKMSPKIRDMFM; this is encoded by the coding sequence ATGGAATATCTATTAACAAAAGAAGAGGTTTATAAAGCACTTGAGAAGGTATTAGATCCCGAACTTGGGGTTGACGTTGTTAATCTCGGCTTAATTTATGACGTACTAGTTAACGAGGATAATAGTGTTCATATTAAAATGACATTAACAACACCTGGTTGTCCCCTTCATGATACCTTAATTAACGGCGTCAAAACAGCAGTTCAATGCTTACCTACAGTAACAAAGGTAGATGTCGACTTAGTATGGGAACCCGAATGGACACCTGAGAAAATGAGCCCGAAGATTAGGGATATGTTTATGTAA
- the moaD gene encoding molybdopterin converting factor subunit 1: MIKVLFFAELEEIVGSRELAIEETEMTVTQVKDYLKEKFPSLPVERAMMAVNEEYVEENDIVKANDVVAFIPPVSGG, encoded by the coding sequence ATGATAAAAGTATTATTTTTTGCAGAATTAGAAGAAATAGTAGGATCACGCGAACTAGCAATTGAAGAAACGGAAATGACTGTTACCCAAGTAAAAGACTACTTAAAAGAGAAGTTTCCAAGTCTGCCTGTTGAAAGAGCTATGATGGCTGTTAACGAAGAATACGTAGAAGAAAATGACATTGTTAAAGCTAATGATGTTGTTGCATTTATTCCGCCGGTTAGTGGTGGATGA